A window from Deinococcus grandis encodes these proteins:
- a CDS encoding helix-turn-helix domain-containing protein, whose product MNDQVREAVAKALKERGISQKDFAQSIDLEPPNLSRLLNGHSGRIPENWQRILDALELDLVAMPRKK is encoded by the coding sequence ATGAACGATCAGGTCCGCGAGGCCGTTGCCAAGGCCCTAAAAGAACGCGGGATCTCCCAGAAGGACTTCGCGCAGAGCATCGACCTTGAGCCTCCCAACCTCTCTCGCCTGCTCAATGGACATAGCGGCCGGATTCCTGAAAATTGGCAGCGCATCCTTGATGCGCTGGAATTAGATTTGGTCGCCATGCCTCGGAAAAAATGA
- a CDS encoding HNH endonuclease: MYRSGDAYKSKHRRRAKAVGARGSFDKWDVSIRLAKQRGRCHYCGERLDTHGPNKFQADHWIPLSRGGTNYAVNIVCACPGCNLAKGDKLPWEFRPARWDPGARRDD; this comes from the coding sequence ATGTACCGGAGCGGCGATGCGTACAAGTCCAAGCATCGCCGCCGCGCCAAGGCAGTCGGCGCGCGCGGCAGCTTCGACAAGTGGGACGTCAGCATCCGCCTGGCTAAGCAGCGCGGACGGTGCCACTACTGTGGGGAAAGACTCGACACCCACGGGCCCAACAAATTCCAGGCGGACCACTGGATACCGCTCAGCCGAGGAGGAACGAACTATGCCGTCAACATCGTCTGCGCCTGCCCCGGCTGCAACCTCGCCAAAGGCGACAAGCTCCCGTGGGAATTCCGGCCAGCCCGCTGGGACCCAGGAGCGCGGCGTGACGACTGA
- a CDS encoding GIY-YIG nuclease family protein, with protein MTTEMKTCTVCAEQLPATREYFYADKKPGSLRARCKACEVARQMVTYRKKNPPRLNVPATAKACTKCKVEKALDDFPRSKRMRDGHCSWCKTCHAQADKARKTKMAPEQKQERQRARWANRKLALQQRRREGVIPDLRVDKKKRSETLDLIGHVPFGVAGIYSITNRLTGQVYVGSALCVRGRWATHIWRLRRGNHHSRRLQGAWTRDGETQFAFALLEQVTAEQHLLTIEQAWINFLRAYAPRGGYNTSPLAGSTRGIKKTPDQIERHRQQMHESAHPYFVKHPDGRTELVPNIGLFAQANGLSASNLRRVGAGQQAMHKGYWCRKATEQERRSFLA; from the coding sequence GTGACGACTGAAATGAAGACCTGCACCGTCTGCGCGGAACAGCTCCCGGCAACCCGGGAGTATTTCTACGCTGACAAGAAACCAGGCAGTCTGCGGGCACGGTGTAAGGCCTGTGAAGTGGCGAGACAGATGGTTACGTATCGCAAGAAGAACCCGCCACGCCTGAATGTTCCTGCAACGGCAAAGGCGTGCACCAAGTGCAAAGTTGAGAAGGCCTTGGACGATTTCCCGCGCAGCAAGCGCATGCGAGACGGACATTGCTCCTGGTGCAAAACGTGCCATGCACAGGCGGATAAGGCTCGCAAAACGAAAATGGCGCCCGAACAGAAGCAAGAGCGGCAGCGGGCCCGGTGGGCCAACCGGAAACTCGCTCTTCAGCAGCGACGCCGTGAGGGTGTAATTCCCGATCTGCGCGTGGACAAGAAGAAGCGAAGTGAGACTCTCGATCTGATCGGTCACGTCCCTTTCGGGGTCGCCGGGATCTACAGCATCACCAACCGTCTCACAGGGCAGGTCTACGTCGGCAGCGCTCTGTGCGTCAGGGGGCGCTGGGCGACCCACATCTGGAGACTGCGCCGGGGCAATCATCATTCCAGGCGTCTGCAAGGCGCGTGGACGCGTGACGGTGAGACTCAATTCGCCTTTGCCCTACTTGAGCAAGTGACAGCTGAACAGCATCTCCTGACCATCGAGCAGGCCTGGATTAACTTCCTGCGTGCATATGCGCCGCGAGGTGGGTACAACACCAGCCCACTGGCGGGCAGCACGAGGGGAATCAAGAAAACACCAGACCAAATCGAACGGCACCGTCAGCAGATGCACGAGTCAGCCCACCCTTACTTCGTGAAGCATCCTGATGGACGCACTGAACTCGTCCCCAACATTGGATTATTCGCGCAGGCGAATGGCCTCAGCGCGAGCAATCTTCGTCGTGTTGGCGCGGGGCAGCAGGCCATGCACAAAGGCTACTGGTGCCGCAAGGCAACTGAGCAGGAACGGCGATCATTCTTGGCATAG
- a CDS encoding NINE protein, giving the protein MTQDQNLALAQQMYLSQQKNVTVYVLLALLLGGLGVHHFYLGRTTPGLLHLLLCWTLVPSVLAVAHAINGRKAVRDRNTEIARHVATTLGAPVDPLLKMAMI; this is encoded by the coding sequence ATGACCCAAGATCAGAATCTGGCACTGGCGCAGCAGATGTACCTTTCGCAGCAGAAGAACGTGACCGTCTACGTTCTTCTGGCACTGCTTTTGGGAGGACTGGGTGTCCACCACTTTTACCTTGGTCGCACTACCCCAGGTCTCTTACATCTGCTGCTCTGCTGGACTCTTGTTCCAAGTGTTCTGGCAGTCGCGCACGCCATCAACGGGCGTAAGGCGGTGCGCGATCGCAACACCGAGATCGCTCGTCACGTCGCGACCACCCTGGGAGCGCCAGTCGATCCGCTGTTGAAAATGGCCATGATCTGA